In uncultured Fusobacterium sp., the genomic stretch CCCTCTTTACCGTAAGCCTCTACACCTCTAGAGAAGATATAGTCAAAACCATAGTCATTTCCTACACAAGTAATATGTGAAGATTCAGAAATAGCAATAGCTGGAAGAGCTCTTCTATCTCCTCTAAATCTTCCAGTAAACTCCTCAGCAAAATGAAGAGCATCACAATTACTTCCACCATTTCCACAAATTAAAACCTTATTTCCCTTTTGAAAAACATCAGCTAACTCTCTAGCTACTTTTTCAGTCTCTTTTCTTTTTTCTTCCTCTTTTATAAAGTTTTCTAAAAGAGCAAACTCAGTTTTATATGATTCTAATAAATTCATACACACCTCCTAGTATTGAATTTTATAGTCTTGTATAAAGTTAATGAACTTAATTATTTGAATTAAACTTTTCTTATCTTTTGTAATAACAACTTGATATCCATCTTTTACATCATTAACTTTATATATTACTTTAAATTCTCCCTTTTCTATCTCCTTATGTGCTGCATAATAAGGTAGAATTACGTTTCCAATCTCTTCTCTTACCATTCCCTTAATAACTTCAAGGCTTCCATTAATATTTATTTTGCTATTGAATGTTACTCTGTATTTATCTTCAATAGCAGCAATAGCATCATTATTATTTGGGATATTTCTTCTTGTTATTAGAGGGTCTTTTGCTACACTTTCCATGCTATGATACTCTTTTGTACTAACTAATACATATGGCATTTTTTCAATAGTTATAACCTCTAAGTTAGGGTCATTAATATGCTCTTCGTCTATAATTAGTATATCTAAATCTCCCTCTTTTAATAGTTTTAATAGCCAATTTTTGTCACCAATAGTTATCTCATACTCTATCTCTTCATGAGCCTTTGAAAACCCTTTCATCAATCTAGGGATAAGAGGTTCTCCTATAACTGATGTTGATCCTATTGCTATTTTTGCTCTATCTAAGTCTATTATTCTTGAAATTTCTTTTTCTGCTCTTTTTACTTTATCAAAAATATCCTCTGCCATTTTATATAAAGCTTCCCCTGTATATGTAAGCTTTATTTTTTTTGAACTTCTATCAAATAATTTAGCATTCAGTATCTCTTCAAACTTTTTTACTTGAATAGATACAGCAGATTGGTTTATATATAATTTACTTGCAGCCTTTGTAAAACTTTTTTCTTTAGCTACTTCATAAAATATTTTTAGGTAATGTAAATCCAAAGCCACCAACTCCCCAACTTTATAAATATATATATAATTAATGTAATTATATCTTTATTTTATCATATATTTTCATTAAAGTATAATACTTTATTAAATTTTTATATTTTATTTTATAATTTTTATTAATTTCTTATATTATATTGAAATATTTTAAAGCATTTAATACTCCATCTTCATCAACTGAAGTAGTAACAAAATCAGCAATCTCTTTTACATCTTCGTTTGCATTTCCCATAGCAACTCCTATTCCCGCTGCTATTAACATTGTTTTGTCATTTCCTCCATCTCCAAAAGCCATTATTTCATCTTTAGAATATCCATAGTATTCCATTATTTTATTAATAGCCACATGTTTCCCTCCACCAGCTGGAATTACATCTATAAATGCTGGACTCCATCTAGTTGCTTCACAATTTGGAAGAACAGCCATTAATTTATCTTGAAATTCTACTGGAACATATGGATTAAGTTGAAAAACTTTCCCTTTTACTGCTCTTGAAATATCATCTAATGGTGGTATTGGAACATTTACACTTTTTAGAAGATCCACTACAACTTCATTTACATAGTTCATATAAGTATCTTTATCCTCTACAAAAGCACAAGGAAAATCATTTGTTTTCATAAATTCTAAAAGGGCTTCTATATCCTCTTTAACTATAGAATTTTCATATATAACTTTTTTCTCTTTTGTAAAACAATATTGTCCATTTAAAGTTACAAATCCATCAAAATTTATCTCTTTTACATTATTCCCCTCACTTATTATAGATGGATGTCTTCCAGTGGCAACAAAAACTTTAATTCCTTTTTTTTGTAGCTCTTCTATTGCTTTTAAAGTACTATTTGGCACTTTATGAGTTTTAAAACTTACTAAAGTTCCATCTACATCGAAAAATACAGCTTTTATCATAATACCCTCCCAATATCTATCAAAAAAGGGCTGTTACAAACT encodes the following:
- the gmhA gene encoding D-sedoheptulose 7-phosphate isomerase; translated protein: MNLLESYKTEFALLENFIKEEEKRKETEKVARELADVFQKGNKVLICGNGGSNCDALHFAEEFTGRFRGDRRALPAIAISESSHITCVGNDYGFDYIFSRGVEAYGKEGDMFFGISTSGNSPNVIKAVEAAKKLGMKTCVLLGKDGGKLKGMCDYEFIIPGKTSDRIQEIHMMILHIIIEGVERIMFPENY
- a CDS encoding LysR family transcriptional regulator; amino-acid sequence: MDLHYLKIFYEVAKEKSFTKAASKLYINQSAVSIQVKKFEEILNAKLFDRSSKKIKLTYTGEALYKMAEDIFDKVKRAEKEISRIIDLDRAKIAIGSTSVIGEPLIPRLMKGFSKAHEEIEYEITIGDKNWLLKLLKEGDLDILIIDEEHINDPNLEVITIEKMPYVLVSTKEYHSMESVAKDPLITRRNIPNNNDAIAAIEDKYRVTFNSKININGSLEVIKGMVREEIGNVILPYYAAHKEIEKGEFKVIYKVNDVKDGYQVVITKDKKSLIQIIKFINFIQDYKIQY
- a CDS encoding Cof-type HAD-IIB family hydrolase, which translates into the protein MIKAVFFDVDGTLVSFKTHKVPNSTLKAIEELQKKGIKVFVATGRHPSIISEGNNVKEINFDGFVTLNGQYCFTKEKKVIYENSIVKEDIEALLEFMKTNDFPCAFVEDKDTYMNYVNEVVVDLLKSVNVPIPPLDDISRAVKGKVFQLNPYVPVEFQDKLMAVLPNCEATRWSPAFIDVIPAGGGKHVAINKIMEYYGYSKDEIMAFGDGGNDKTMLIAAGIGVAMGNANEDVKEIADFVTTSVDEDGVLNALKYFNII